A genomic stretch from Petrimonas mucosa includes:
- a CDS encoding ABC transporter permease: protein MVLKEVSDHIRSWRVVILMGLILLTCIGSLYTSLTAIGNAGSTGNNDDLFFFLHLFTLSDGSLPPFFVFIGFLGPLLGISLGFDAVNSEQNRGTLSRLLAQPIPRDYVINTKFVAALLVISLLFFVLSFAVIGAGLVALGVPPTPSEFMRILSFTLLSIVYVALWLNLSVFFSVRFRQPATSALAGIAVWLFFTVFYPLIANLLIKAATPSPYASGRTIYLFERFRFLLMQAMPNELYSQATSTLLVPSVRSLGPLTMEQMEGAIPGPLPLGQSLLLVWPQLTGLIALTFLCFILSYLAFMRREIRSR from the coding sequence ATGGTGCTGAAGGAAGTAAGTGATCATATCCGTAGCTGGCGGGTGGTTATCCTGATGGGACTTATCCTGCTTACCTGTATAGGTTCGCTTTATACCTCCCTGACTGCAATCGGCAATGCTGGAAGCACGGGAAACAACGATGATCTCTTCTTTTTCCTGCATCTTTTTACCCTTTCCGACGGTAGTCTGCCGCCCTTTTTTGTCTTCATCGGATTTTTGGGCCCGCTTTTAGGTATCAGTCTCGGATTCGATGCAGTCAACTCGGAACAAAACAGGGGTACGTTAAGTCGCTTGCTGGCACAGCCCATCCCGCGTGATTATGTGATCAATACCAAGTTTGTTGCAGCCTTGCTGGTGATCTCGCTGCTCTTTTTCGTACTGAGTTTTGCAGTGATAGGTGCTGGTCTGGTAGCACTTGGTGTTCCACCCACTCCGTCCGAGTTTATGCGTATCCTCTCATTCACGCTGCTGAGCATTGTGTATGTGGCGCTGTGGCTCAATCTGTCGGTCTTTTTTTCTGTCCGTTTCCGGCAGCCTGCTACCTCCGCTTTGGCCGGTATTGCTGTATGGCTCTTCTTTACGGTGTTCTACCCGTTGATTGCCAACCTGCTGATCAAGGCTGCAACGCCGTCGCCTTATGCGTCGGGTAGAACGATCTACCTGTTTGAGCGGTTCAGGTTTCTGCTGATGCAGGCAATGCCCAATGAGCTTTACAGCCAGGCTACCTCTACATTGCTGGTTCCTTCCGTGCGAAGTCTGGGCCCACTTACCATGGAGCAGATGGAGGGTGCCATCCCGGGTCCCCTGCCACTTGGACAGAGCCTGTTGCTGGTTTGGCCGCAACTTACCGGACTGATCGCGCTGACCTTCCTCTGTTTTATCCTCTCATATCTTGCCTTTATGCGGCGGGAGATCCGCTCGAGGTGA
- a CDS encoding ABC transporter ATP-binding protein — translation MQSPTIEICNLTKKYGDFTAVDNLTLSIGKGEVFGLLGPNGAGKSTTILMLMGLTEPTSGTVQVCGLNPVSQPIEVKRRVGYLPEDVGFYDDLTGPENLIYTARLNAIPDKDAEERAFRLLERVGLDGEINKKVGKYSRGMRQRLGLADVLIKNPEVIILDEPTLGIDPSGIRDFLGLIVSLSREEGITVLFSSHHLHQVQQVCDRVGIFVKGRLLAQGDITSLARQLFAESEEQNGREYGLEDIYYRYFEGGERNEDNSDSA, via the coding sequence ATGCAATCACCAACCATTGAAATCTGTAATCTCACCAAGAAGTATGGCGATTTTACGGCGGTGGATAATCTTACTCTTTCCATTGGCAAAGGGGAGGTCTTTGGTCTGCTTGGCCCCAATGGCGCGGGCAAGTCGACCACTATCCTGATGCTGATGGGGCTGACCGAACCCACCTCCGGAACGGTACAGGTATGTGGTCTGAACCCTGTATCCCAGCCTATCGAGGTGAAGAGAAGGGTAGGATACCTGCCCGAGGATGTGGGGTTTTACGACGATCTGACCGGTCCCGAAAACCTGATCTATACGGCTCGACTGAATGCCATTCCCGATAAGGATGCTGAGGAGAGGGCATTCCGGCTTTTAGAGCGTGTAGGTCTTGATGGAGAGATAAACAAGAAGGTAGGCAAGTACTCCCGGGGAATGCGGCAGCGCCTTGGGCTGGCAGATGTATTGATAAAGAACCCTGAGGTGATCATCCTCGATGAGCCCACATTGGGTATCGACCCGTCAGGTATTAGGGATTTCCTGGGGCTGATCGTATCGTTGAGCCGGGAAGAGGGTATTACGGTACTCTTCTCGTCGCATCACCTGCACCAGGTACAACAGGTGTGCGACCGGGTAGGAATCTTCGTGAAAGGACGCCTGCTGGCGCAAGGCGACATCACTTCACTTGCCCGTCAACTCTTTGCGGAGAGTGAAGAGCAGAACGGCCGTGAATATGGTCTGGAAGATATTTATTACCGTTATTTTGAAGGAGGAGAAAGGAATGAAGATAACAGCGATTCAGCATAG
- a CDS encoding COG1470 family protein — MKGELFMLSCKQSLTRIFLPFLLLTLAGFSTTTAQSLRLYTPYPEIVVPPGEKIDYTIDLINDGGSVATAEIAVEGIPDTWTYSLRSGGWSARRISVLPKEKKTVNLKVELPYDIDKGSYTFRVLAKNYTVLPITIEVSEKGTVKTEFTADQSNMQGHATSDFNFRTKLENQTGEKQLYALSSHAPRGWTVVFKPNYQQATSVEIEPGQSKDITIEIKPPYNVKAGKYTIPVMATTGSSSAQLELEADISGTYGIELTTPEGRLSEKITAGRRKKIDLVVRNSGSTDLSSVRMSANNPRGWEATFSPDTIPFIAAGETAQVKAEIKAYGKAIPGDYVVNLTAQTPEVKSDASFRMSVRTPLLWGWLGILIIFGAIGTVYWLFRKYGRR; from the coding sequence ATGAAAGGAGAATTATTTATGTTGAGTTGCAAGCAGAGTTTAACCCGAATTTTTCTGCCATTCCTTCTGCTTACGCTAGCAGGCTTTTCAACAACTACTGCACAGAGCCTTCGCCTCTACACACCTTATCCCGAAATTGTGGTTCCTCCGGGAGAGAAGATTGACTACACCATCGACCTGATCAATGACGGCGGATCGGTTGCCACGGCTGAAATTGCCGTTGAGGGAATTCCCGACACCTGGACATACTCGCTCCGCTCCGGAGGTTGGAGCGCGCGCCGCATTTCGGTACTGCCCAAAGAGAAGAAAACTGTTAACCTGAAAGTTGAATTGCCCTACGATATAGATAAAGGGAGCTACACGTTCCGGGTATTGGCCAAAAATTACACTGTTTTGCCCATCACCATAGAGGTTTCCGAAAAAGGAACAGTAAAGACCGAATTCACTGCCGACCAGAGCAACATGCAAGGTCACGCAACCTCAGATTTTAACTTCAGGACAAAACTGGAGAACCAGACCGGCGAGAAACAGCTTTATGCACTCTCTTCGCACGCCCCGCGCGGATGGACGGTGGTGTTTAAGCCCAATTACCAGCAGGCTACATCGGTTGAAATTGAACCGGGTCAGAGCAAGGATATCACAATCGAGATCAAGCCTCCCTATAACGTGAAAGCAGGAAAATATACCATCCCGGTGATGGCTACTACCGGATCCTCTTCTGCCCAGTTGGAACTTGAGGCTGATATATCAGGGACCTATGGCATTGAACTGACCACGCCGGAGGGTAGACTCAGCGAGAAGATAACCGCCGGCAGAAGGAAAAAGATCGATCTGGTGGTGAGAAACAGCGGTTCTACCGACCTGAGCAGCGTGCGTATGAGTGCAAACAATCCACGCGGTTGGGAGGCAACTTTTTCTCCCGATACCATTCCTTTCATTGCGGCAGGTGAGACAGCCCAGGTGAAAGCAGAGATAAAAGCTTACGGAAAGGCCATCCCGGGTGATTATGTAGTCAACCTTACCGCACAGACACCTGAAGTTAAGTCCGACGCTTCGTTCCGGATGTCGGTCAGGACCCCCCTGCTCTGGGGTTGGCTGGGTATTCTGATTATCTTTGGTGCGATTGGTACAGTATATTGGCTGTTCCGCAAATATGGGAGGAGGTAG